In Natronomonas halophila, one DNA window encodes the following:
- a CDS encoding ArsR/SmtB family transcription factor: MSLLPSSPDISPDSEPRVVGLDSEEADDLMAALSSTTARRLLSELHDDPAPPGELADRVDTSLQNAQYHLEKLEDAGAIEVVGTAYSEKGREMNVYGPADSPLVIFAGEQERASGLRAALSRLFGGFLALGVGALAIQELFGRSLLRAGGEGAAPAGTETPTPEPSATGTPTSTEGGNGGNVGIQSTETEAAADTPAPTEAPEAAETMTPTEVATEAADGMDLPAVIDALGGGLPPGLAFFLGGATVLTVIVALTYVRTRP, from the coding sequence ATGAGTCTCCTGCCCTCCAGTCCGGATATCTCCCCGGACAGCGAGCCACGGGTTGTCGGCCTCGACAGCGAGGAGGCCGACGACCTGATGGCGGCGCTTTCCTCGACGACGGCCCGGCGGCTTCTCTCGGAGTTACACGACGACCCCGCGCCGCCCGGCGAGTTGGCCGACCGCGTCGACACCTCGCTGCAGAACGCCCAGTACCACCTCGAAAAGCTCGAAGACGCCGGCGCCATCGAGGTCGTCGGTACCGCCTACTCCGAGAAGGGCCGCGAGATGAACGTCTACGGCCCCGCCGACAGCCCGCTTGTCATCTTCGCCGGCGAGCAGGAACGGGCCTCCGGCCTCCGGGCCGCGCTCTCGCGACTCTTCGGCGGCTTCCTCGCGCTCGGTGTCGGCGCGCTGGCGATTCAGGAACTGTTCGGCCGCAGCCTCCTCCGGGCGGGCGGGGAGGGCGCCGCGCCGGCCGGTACCGAGACGCCGACGCCGGAGCCCTCGGCGACGGGGACGCCGACGTCCACGGAGGGCGGAAACGGCGGCAATGTCGGCATTCAGTCGACCGAGACGGAGGCGGCCGCCGATACGCCGGCCCCGACGGAGGCCCCGGAGGCCGCCGAGACGATGACGCCGACCGAAGTCGCGACGGAAGCCGCCGACGGCATGGACCTGCCCGCCGTCATCGACGCGCTGGGCGGCGGGCTCCCGCCGGGACTGGCGTTCTTCCTCGGCGGCGCAACTGTGCTGACGGTCATCGTCGCGCTGACCTACGTCCGGACCCGGCCGTAG
- a CDS encoding metallophosphoesterase, producing MLVALSDTHGHESTRLEGRTAEAVDAANVVIHAGDFMTEPVLDAFDDRCDLRGVYGNNADEAVRERLPAERVVDWQDLRIAVTHGDGKTETALSMFARQSNADLLVFGHSHKPEFRTGTVPMLNPGSHADPRWNRPAHAELTWDEESGLARGRLVEPSGEVFEEFTVEPRVIDG from the coding sequence ATGCTCGTCGCCCTCTCGGATACCCACGGCCACGAGTCGACCCGGCTCGAGGGTCGCACTGCCGAGGCCGTCGACGCCGCCAACGTCGTGATTCACGCCGGCGATTTCATGACCGAACCCGTCCTCGATGCCTTCGACGACCGCTGTGACCTGCGGGGGGTCTACGGCAACAACGCCGACGAGGCGGTCCGCGAGCGCCTGCCGGCCGAGCGGGTCGTCGACTGGCAGGACCTCCGCATCGCGGTCACCCACGGCGACGGGAAGACCGAAACGGCGCTGTCGATGTTCGCCCGACAATCCAACGCCGACCTGTTGGTTTTCGGCCACTCCCACAAACCCGAGTTCCGGACGGGCACCGTCCCGATGTTGAACCCCGGTAGCCACGCGGACCCGCGCTGGAACCGGCCGGCACACGCCGAACTGACGTGGGACGAGGAGAGTGGACTCGCCCGGGGGCGACTGGTCGAACCCTCGGGTGAGGTCTTCGAGGAGTTCACCGTGGAACCGCGAGTTATCGACGGATAG
- a CDS encoding cation diffusion facilitator family transporter, with product MASGSTGVVVAAMFANGAIAVLKFLGFLLTGSPSMLAETYHSISDTGNQVLLLVGIKYSQQEANRAHPFGYGRAQFFYAFLVSVLLFGIAGWESLKHGYEELRHGGHETEAGAAEFLGYTIDIPLPVDPFWVSVAILLGAIVFEVYAFVKARAELKRQMDQYGWSGYRETFERTSDITTLTAFTEDTVALIGLVVALVGIFATRITENPVYDAAGAVVIGILLMVFAILLAIENKRLILGESLEKTAENDLREIIASGDGILGIDDLQTTFVGPQKVLVVGDVRFETDLSPADVDLAIEDVENTLREADDRVAFVYIEPAD from the coding sequence ATGGCAAGCGGCAGTACCGGCGTCGTCGTCGCAGCGATGTTCGCAAACGGGGCCATCGCCGTCCTGAAATTCCTCGGCTTCCTGCTGACGGGGAGTCCCTCCATGCTGGCCGAGACCTACCACTCCATCTCCGATACGGGCAATCAGGTGCTCCTGCTGGTCGGCATCAAGTACAGCCAGCAGGAGGCCAACCGGGCCCATCCGTTCGGCTACGGCCGTGCGCAGTTCTTCTATGCCTTCCTCGTCTCCGTGTTGCTGTTCGGCATCGCGGGTTGGGAGAGCCTCAAACACGGCTACGAGGAACTCCGCCACGGCGGCCACGAAACCGAGGCCGGCGCCGCCGAGTTCCTCGGCTACACCATCGACATCCCGCTACCCGTCGACCCCTTCTGGGTGTCGGTGGCCATCCTGCTGGGCGCTATCGTCTTCGAGGTCTACGCGTTCGTCAAGGCCCGCGCGGAACTGAAACGGCAGATGGACCAGTACGGCTGGTCGGGCTACCGTGAGACCTTCGAGCGGACCAGCGACATCACGACGCTGACGGCCTTCACGGAGGACACCGTCGCCCTCATCGGTCTCGTCGTCGCGCTGGTCGGCATCTTCGCGACCCGCATCACCGAAAACCCCGTCTACGACGCCGCCGGGGCGGTCGTCATCGGCATCCTCCTGATGGTCTTCGCCATCCTGCTGGCTATCGAGAACAAGCGACTCATCCTCGGCGAGAGCCTCGAAAAGACGGCCGAAAACGACCTCCGGGAAATCATCGCTAGCGGCGACGGTATTCTCGGCATCGACGACCTGCAGACGACCTTCGTCGGCCCCCAGAAGGTCCTCGTGGTCGGCGACGTGCGCTTCGAGACGGACCTCTCGCCGGCCGACGTCGACCTCGCCATCGAGGACGTCGAGAACACACTCCGCGAGGCCGACGACCGCGTCGCGTTCGTCTACATCGAGCCCGCGGACTGA
- the pdxT gene encoding pyridoxal 5'-phosphate synthase glutaminase subunit PdxT, whose protein sequence is MLTAGVIAVQGDVSEHADAIRRAADRHGESVEVREIRDPGIVPDCDLLLMPGGESTTISRLLRQEGIDDEIRAFAADGKPMLVTCAGLIVASRDAKDDRVETLDILNVTVDRNAFGRQKDSFEAHLDVERLEQPFPAVFIRAPAIDEVGEGVDVLATAKDRVVAVQQDNIVGTAFHPELTEDSRIHGLAFFE, encoded by the coding sequence ATGCTTACAGCGGGCGTCATCGCCGTTCAGGGCGACGTCTCCGAACACGCCGACGCCATCCGCCGGGCGGCCGACCGCCACGGCGAATCCGTCGAAGTCCGGGAGATTCGCGACCCCGGCATCGTCCCCGACTGCGACCTCCTGCTCATGCCAGGCGGCGAATCGACTACCATTTCCCGCCTCCTCCGACAGGAGGGCATCGACGACGAGATTCGGGCCTTCGCCGCCGACGGCAAGCCGATGCTCGTCACCTGTGCCGGCCTCATCGTCGCCAGTCGCGACGCCAAGGACGACCGCGTCGAGACGCTCGATATCCTCAACGTGACCGTCGACCGCAACGCCTTCGGCCGGCAGAAGGACAGTTTCGAGGCCCACCTCGACGTCGAGAGGCTCGAACAGCCGTTCCCGGCGGTCTTCATCCGCGCGCCCGCCATCGACGAGGTCGGCGAGGGCGTCGACGTACTCGCGACCGCCAAGGACCGCGTCGTCGCCGTCCAGCAGGACAACATCGTCGGCACCGCCTTCCATCCCGAACTCACCGAGGACTCCCGGATTCACGGACTGGCCTTCTTCGAGTAA
- a CDS encoding SHOCT domain-containing protein, with protein sequence MESEQVPDDGDTPLEEVTAGVVITLTLLAGFGLLFAGFEFFWVAFPVGFAGLLPAAMGAVKYYQQSTDGTASSPSETDQALDDLRQRYARGELTEAEFEARVERLLETESVGDARDYADRIETRPEADRERER encoded by the coding sequence ATGGAATCGGAACAGGTTCCAGACGACGGGGATACCCCGCTGGAGGAGGTCACCGCGGGCGTCGTCATCACGCTGACGCTACTCGCTGGCTTCGGGTTGCTGTTCGCGGGGTTCGAGTTCTTCTGGGTCGCCTTCCCCGTGGGGTTCGCCGGCCTCCTGCCGGCGGCGATGGGGGCCGTCAAGTACTATCAGCAGTCGACCGACGGGACCGCGTCGTCCCCAAGCGAGACGGACCAAGCCCTGGACGACTTGCGCCAGCGCTACGCGCGCGGTGAGTTGACCGAAGCGGAGTTCGAAGCACGCGTCGAACGCCTGCTGGAGACGGAATCGGTGGGCGACGCCCGGGACTACGCCGACCGAATCGAGACGCGCCCCGAGGCCGACCGGGAACGCGAGCGCTGA
- a CDS encoding bifunctional nuclease family protein, protein MDAHIDGVRVAETPTGLAAVVLLGVADSEDVLPIFIGVEEATSIARGQDATDIGRPLTHDLMLDVMEELGGRVDRVVISGLDEDTYVADLHIETPREAAVVDARPSDSLALAARTNADIEIEDGVFEVGRESPDEYDELDDVREVMA, encoded by the coding sequence ATGGACGCACACATCGACGGGGTTCGGGTCGCCGAGACCCCAACGGGACTGGCGGCGGTCGTCCTCCTCGGCGTCGCGGACAGCGAGGACGTACTGCCCATCTTCATCGGCGTCGAGGAGGCGACCAGCATCGCCCGCGGACAGGACGCCACCGACATCGGGCGGCCGCTGACCCACGACCTCATGCTCGACGTGATGGAGGAACTCGGCGGCCGCGTCGACCGCGTCGTCATCTCCGGCCTCGACGAGGACACCTACGTCGCCGACCTCCACATCGAGACGCCGCGGGAGGCAGCCGTCGTCGACGCCCGCCCGAGCGACTCGCTGGCGCTTGCGGCCCGCACCAACGCCGACATCGAAATCGAGGACGGCGTCTTCGAGGTGGGCCGTGAGTCCCCCGACGAGTACGACGAACTGGACGACGTCCGCGAGGTGATGGCCTGA
- the hisE gene encoding phosphoribosyl-ATP diphosphatase, which translates to MSEGSTDEILDELFAVIESRKEELPEDSYTASLFTHEKGENAVLEKLGEESTELILAAKDDDHEELAHEAADIVYHMLVLLSMKDMDVADLRAELRERR; encoded by the coding sequence ATGAGCGAGGGGTCGACCGACGAGATTCTCGACGAACTGTTCGCCGTCATCGAATCCCGAAAGGAGGAGTTGCCCGAGGACTCGTATACGGCCTCGCTGTTCACCCACGAGAAAGGCGAGAACGCGGTGCTGGAGAAACTCGGCGAGGAATCGACCGAACTGATTCTCGCGGCCAAGGACGACGACCACGAGGAACTGGCCCACGAGGCCGCCGACATCGTCTATCATATGCTGGTTCTGCTCTCGATGAAGGACATGGACGTCGCGGACCTGCGTGCGGAGCTTCGTGAGCGTCGGTGA
- a CDS encoding ASCH domain-containing protein produces the protein MARIDADALLPNDRVKQAALDGDITQLSRGAGNRYAEAGDTFDVDGTTFEVTSVEERTLGDLTDADAKREGSPSLDAYKKRMEKVHPGDFEWDESSEILTYRFEPQ, from the coding sequence ATGGCACGCATCGACGCCGACGCGCTGCTGCCGAACGACCGCGTCAAACAGGCCGCCCTCGACGGCGACATCACCCAACTCAGCCGCGGGGCCGGCAATCGCTACGCCGAGGCAGGCGACACCTTCGACGTCGACGGGACCACCTTCGAGGTGACGAGCGTCGAGGAGCGCACGCTCGGGGATTTGACCGACGCCGACGCCAAGCGAGAGGGGTCGCCGTCGCTGGACGCCTACAAGAAGCGCATGGAGAAGGTCCATCCCGGCGATTTCGAGTGGGACGAATCCAGCGAAATCCTGACCTACCGGTTCGAACCGCAGTAA
- a CDS encoding DUF5518 domain-containing protein, giving the protein MVNWRAVLIGALVGIVAGVFAFALPVVGHVGAGLVGGFVAGLIAGGGVLRGAWHGLLAGALGGLLLAVIAGLLVAVIGLTLEGPVGAVGGLGVFAVVAFIAVLLAVDSAIGGAVGGLLD; this is encoded by the coding sequence ATGGTAAACTGGCGTGCCGTCCTCATCGGCGCTCTCGTCGGTATCGTCGCCGGGGTCTTCGCGTTCGCACTGCCGGTCGTCGGCCACGTCGGCGCGGGGCTAGTCGGCGGGTTCGTCGCCGGCCTGATTGCGGGCGGCGGCGTCCTCCGCGGCGCCTGGCACGGCCTGCTTGCGGGCGCGCTCGGCGGTCTCCTGCTGGCGGTCATCGCCGGCCTGCTGGTGGCGGTAATCGGCCTCACGCTCGAAGGCCCCGTCGGCGCGGTGGGCGGCCTCGGCGTCTTCGCGGTGGTCGCTTTCATCGCCGTCCTACTCGCGGTCGACAGCGCCATCGGCGGCGCCGTCGGCGGCCTCCTCGATTAA
- a CDS encoding NOG1 family protein yields MDFEDLPTVPRSEELVDKAFSRAARAGRAKQGIEAQESMLQTSANILSDNLQNVVTSWPDFGLVDEFYYELADATLAETDVGGVDNLRQHLSSVMSAGRQIENLKEEYHGRIRNADSDTARKLRKQAFARFADVTEGVADDLLAIGEARDALKVLPDIRADEPAIVVAGYPNVGKSSFVNDVTNATNETASYPYTTTGINVGHIERNHIRYQLVDTPGVLDRPSEERNAIESQAVSALEHLADAVLYMVDASAACGYPLEDQLDLLEEVQDRFDVPVLVVCNKSDRSTDVEADYYMSIETGENVEEVLDAAIEAVGHEPELPFEE; encoded by the coding sequence ATGGACTTCGAAGACCTTCCGACGGTGCCCCGGTCGGAGGAGTTGGTCGACAAGGCGTTCTCGCGGGCAGCACGCGCGGGGCGAGCGAAACAGGGGATCGAGGCCCAGGAGTCGATGCTCCAGACCTCGGCCAACATCCTCTCCGATAACCTCCAGAACGTCGTTACCTCGTGGCCGGATTTCGGACTCGTCGACGAGTTCTACTACGAACTCGCCGACGCGACGCTCGCAGAGACGGACGTCGGCGGCGTCGACAACCTCCGCCAGCACCTCTCGTCGGTCATGAGCGCCGGTCGCCAGATCGAGAACCTCAAAGAGGAGTACCACGGCCGCATCCGCAACGCCGACAGCGACACCGCCCGAAAGCTCCGCAAGCAGGCCTTCGCCCGCTTTGCGGACGTAACCGAAGGCGTCGCCGACGACCTGCTGGCCATCGGCGAGGCACGGGACGCGCTGAAAGTCCTGCCCGACATTCGGGCGGACGAACCCGCCATCGTCGTCGCCGGCTACCCGAACGTCGGCAAATCCTCCTTCGTCAACGACGTCACCAACGCGACGAACGAGACGGCCTCCTATCCGTACACGACGACGGGCATCAACGTCGGCCACATCGAGCGAAACCACATCCGCTATCAGTTGGTCGACACGCCCGGCGTCCTCGACCGGCCCTCCGAGGAGCGCAACGCCATCGAGTCGCAGGCAGTCTCCGCACTGGAGCATCTCGCCGACGCCGTTTTATATATGGTCGACGCCAGCGCGGCCTGCGGCTACCCCCTGGAGGACCAACTCGACCTGCTCGAAGAGGTTCAGGACCGATTCGACGTGCCCGTCCTCGTCGTCTGCAACAAGTCGGACCGCTCGACCGACGTCGAGGCCGATTACTACATGAGCATCGAAACGGGCGAGAACGTCGAGGAGGTCCTCGATGCCGCCATCGAAGCGGTCGGCCACGAACCCGAACTGCCCTTCGAGGAGTAA
- a CDS encoding SIMPL domain-containing protein, producing MQRDALPVLVVVIAILGAALAGAALVTAASGDTTAHDPANRAITVDATGEADAPPDQAVVRVAATAEGDNASAVRDALVADAETLREELAAAGVNESAYETTEYRIHEQRHPREEEREGPAYRGVHAFEVTVDDPARAGDVIDAATAANAEVGAVRFTLSEDTRTDLREDAIDNAMADARTQADAIAANGDLQVTNVATVDASQQHYRPVRYEGAVAEASADGANTRLDTGSVSVSYQVRVSYNATAVN from the coding sequence ATGCAACGAGATGCCCTCCCGGTGCTGGTCGTCGTCATCGCCATCCTCGGCGCGGCGCTGGCCGGCGCCGCGCTCGTCACCGCGGCGAGCGGCGACACGACTGCACACGACCCCGCGAACCGAGCGATTACCGTCGACGCGACCGGTGAGGCCGACGCCCCGCCGGACCAGGCCGTCGTCCGCGTCGCCGCGACCGCCGAAGGCGACAACGCGAGCGCCGTCCGTGACGCGCTCGTGGCCGACGCCGAGACCCTCCGCGAGGAACTCGCGGCGGCCGGTGTCAACGAATCGGCCTACGAAACGACCGAATACCGCATTCACGAACAGCGACACCCGCGCGAGGAGGAACGCGAGGGGCCCGCCTACCGCGGCGTCCACGCCTTCGAGGTGACGGTGGATGACCCCGCCCGCGCCGGGGACGTCATCGACGCTGCCACCGCCGCGAACGCCGAGGTCGGCGCCGTCCGGTTCACGCTCTCGGAGGACACCCGCACGGACCTCCGTGAGGACGCCATCGACAACGCGATGGCCGACGCACGCACGCAGGCCGACGCCATCGCGGCCAACGGCGACCTGCAGGTGACCAACGTCGCCACCGTCGATGCCTCCCAGCAGCACTACCGCCCGGTCCGATACGAGGGGGCCGTCGCCGAGGCGTCGGCCGATGGCGCGAACACGCGACTCGATACCGGGTCGGTGTCGGTCTCCTATCAGGTGCGCGTGAGTTACAACGCGACCGCAGTGAACTGA
- a CDS encoding TIGR00341 family protein — translation MRLVQVTIPAGKRETVLKVLDEEGIDYVVTDETSGREYTAVAYFPLPTNAVEPILEDLREVGLDRQAYTVVLSAETVVSEKFDRLKEEYGEENGDSSDRIARQELVARAEELASSLPTYVVMTIVSAVIATAGLLLDSPATVVGSMVIAPLIGPAMAAAVGSVVDDAELFRRGILLQVFGVLLSIVAATGFAVFVQMANLVPPGLDPLALSEVEERLSPNFLSLVVALGAGVAGALSLMTGISAALVGVMIAVALIPPAATVGIGIAYGLPALAVGSGVLVAVNVLSINLAALLVLWYAGYRPEHFFRRDRARVATLKRVGVLVAAIALLSLFLGGVTYDSYQTATAEQDIRESVNTELADPAYQSYQLVELEVRTETEYVLFHRPETVVVTVGVPPDAPRPGLAEAIDNRLRTEHGLDIDVQVLYFEVERA, via the coding sequence GTGCGACTCGTTCAGGTGACCATCCCTGCCGGCAAGCGGGAGACGGTGCTGAAGGTCCTCGACGAGGAGGGTATCGACTACGTCGTCACCGACGAGACCAGCGGCCGGGAGTACACGGCTGTGGCGTACTTCCCGCTGCCGACGAACGCCGTCGAGCCGATTCTGGAGGACCTCCGCGAGGTCGGCCTCGACCGGCAGGCCTACACGGTCGTATTGAGCGCGGAGACGGTCGTCTCCGAGAAGTTCGACCGCTTGAAGGAGGAATACGGGGAGGAAAACGGGGACAGCAGCGACCGCATCGCCAGACAGGAACTGGTCGCCCGCGCCGAGGAGTTGGCCTCCTCGCTGCCGACCTACGTCGTGATGACAATCGTCTCGGCGGTCATCGCCACCGCCGGCCTCCTGTTGGACTCGCCGGCGACCGTCGTGGGGTCGATGGTTATCGCGCCGCTTATCGGCCCGGCGATGGCCGCGGCGGTCGGTAGCGTCGTCGACGACGCCGAACTCTTCCGACGGGGCATCCTCCTGCAGGTCTTTGGTGTTCTCCTCTCTATCGTCGCGGCGACGGGCTTCGCGGTCTTCGTGCAGATGGCGAACCTCGTGCCGCCGGGGTTGGACCCGCTGGCCCTGAGCGAAGTCGAAGAACGGCTCTCGCCGAACTTCCTCTCGCTCGTGGTCGCCCTCGGTGCGGGCGTGGCCGGCGCGCTCAGCCTGATGACCGGCATCAGCGCCGCGCTGGTCGGCGTCATGATTGCGGTGGCGTTGATTCCGCCCGCGGCGACGGTGGGTATCGGCATCGCCTACGGCCTTCCCGCGCTGGCGGTCGGGTCCGGCGTCCTCGTCGCGGTCAACGTCCTCTCGATTAACCTCGCGGCCCTGCTGGTCCTCTGGTATGCCGGCTACCGGCCGGAACACTTCTTCCGCCGTGACCGTGCGCGCGTCGCGACCCTCAAACGGGTCGGCGTCCTCGTTGCCGCCATCGCGCTCCTGTCGCTGTTCCTCGGCGGCGTCACCTACGACTCCTATCAGACGGCGACGGCCGAACAGGACATCCGCGAGAGCGTGAACACGGAACTGGCGGACCCGGCCTATCAGAGCTATCAACTGGTCGAACTGGAGGTCCGAACGGAGACCGAATACGTGCTCTTCCACCGCCCGGAGACGGTGGTCGTCACCGTCGGCGTCCCGCCCGACGCCCCACGGCCGGGCCTCGCGGAGGCGATAGACAACCGTCTCCGGACCGAACACGGCCTCGATATCGACGTGCAGGTGCTGTATTTCGAGGTCGAACGCGCCTGA
- a CDS encoding universal stress protein yields MQVDTVLVPVDGSETALEAVEYATAVAERYEAGVHAVYLVAENAGDAMANGEVTAESVAKQGEEIMATVRTLSGEVPITHSSACGFSVSRLSQHPGSVILDVAETLNADFVVVPREPVTGDPEAVIEKAAEYVLAHASQPVLSV; encoded by the coding sequence ATGCAGGTCGATACGGTCCTCGTTCCGGTCGACGGTTCCGAGACGGCCCTGGAGGCCGTCGAGTACGCCACCGCCGTCGCCGAGCGCTACGAAGCGGGCGTCCACGCGGTGTATCTCGTCGCGGAGAACGCCGGCGACGCGATGGCCAACGGCGAGGTTACCGCCGAATCGGTCGCCAAGCAGGGCGAGGAAATCATGGCCACCGTCCGGACGCTCTCCGGTGAGGTGCCGATCACCCACTCGTCGGCCTGCGGCTTTTCGGTCTCGCGGCTCTCGCAGCACCCCGGAAGCGTCATTCTCGACGTCGCCGAGACCCTGAACGCGGATTTCGTCGTCGTCCCGCGGGAACCGGTCACCGGCGACCCCGAGGCGGTCATCGAGAAGGCCGCCGAGTACGTGCTGGCCCACGCCTCCCAGCCCGTCCTTTCGGTGTGA
- a CDS encoding universal stress protein produces MFETVVVATDGSESVGRAVDCTLDLAAKFDATVHALYVINESQVESLPERLHSDVRQALDEQGQDALDNVIEANEDREYPVDLETAVRVGRPAKQIVGYVRDIEADAVAMGTRGRSGKHSFLVGSVAERVVRTSPKPVLTVRQLD; encoded by the coding sequence ATGTTCGAGACGGTGGTGGTCGCAACCGACGGCTCCGAGAGCGTCGGCCGGGCCGTGGATTGCACGCTCGACCTCGCGGCGAAGTTCGACGCCACCGTCCACGCGCTTTACGTCATCAACGAGAGTCAGGTAGAGTCACTGCCCGAACGGCTCCACAGTGACGTCCGGCAGGCTCTCGACGAACAGGGACAGGACGCGCTGGATAACGTTATCGAAGCCAACGAGGACCGCGAGTATCCCGTCGACCTCGAAACCGCGGTCCGTGTCGGCCGCCCGGCCAAACAAATCGTCGGCTACGTCCGGGATATCGAGGCCGATGCGGTGGCGATGGGTACCCGTGGCCGGAGCGGCAAACACTCCTTTCTGGTCGGTAGCGTCGCCGAACGCGTCGTCCGCACCTCGCCGAAGCCGGTGTTGACGGTTCGGCAGTTGGATTAG
- a CDS encoding DHH family phosphoesterase, with protein MDDWLIDDETLPLSRRSVLPGEGFFMPDSLDEAQAEQEARETLADADRVVIADPDADGLGCVALLRQAFDEASLLPAGPHELGEALEYVAEYAEPGIDVYVCDLCPDSEYDIESLPLVAELADSVRWFDHHQWDDEYVDLVREHAELVVGDSDEECTTDVALRSLDFDFDDRFVDLAAVTRDHDLWIRDDPRSDDLADNSHWADPEEYIETVTEHGADLPAEVQDFLEEQRVEKEALIEKAVDRAEYKVIGDWTVGVTYGRCSQNEVAEAMREEGADASVIVKPAGSASIRGTDEFERCHEVAAQVSGGGHPKAAGCKPDIYDDMLDYAHHWTTRGAITKQVILDAFRNLDDEESEADA; from the coding sequence ATGGACGATTGGCTCATCGACGACGAGACCCTCCCCCTTAGCCGTCGCTCGGTCCTCCCGGGCGAGGGCTTTTTCATGCCGGATTCGCTCGACGAGGCACAGGCCGAACAGGAGGCCCGCGAGACGTTGGCCGACGCCGACCGCGTGGTCATCGCCGACCCCGACGCCGACGGCCTCGGCTGTGTCGCCCTCCTGCGGCAGGCCTTCGACGAGGCCTCACTTCTGCCTGCTGGCCCCCACGAACTCGGCGAAGCCCTCGAATACGTCGCCGAGTACGCCGAACCCGGCATCGACGTCTACGTCTGTGACCTCTGTCCGGATTCGGAGTACGACATCGAATCGCTGCCGCTGGTGGCCGAACTCGCCGACTCGGTGCGCTGGTTCGACCACCACCAGTGGGACGACGAATACGTCGACCTCGTCCGCGAGCACGCCGAGTTGGTCGTCGGCGACTCCGACGAGGAGTGTACCACCGACGTGGCGCTCCGCTCGCTCGATTTCGACTTCGACGACCGCTTCGTCGACCTCGCGGCAGTCACCCGCGACCACGACCTCTGGATTCGCGACGACCCCCGCAGCGACGACCTCGCGGACAACTCCCACTGGGCCGACCCCGAGGAGTACATCGAGACGGTGACCGAACACGGCGCGGACCTGCCCGCCGAGGTCCAGGACTTCCTCGAGGAACAGCGCGTCGAGAAGGAAGCCCTCATCGAGAAGGCCGTCGACCGCGCCGAGTACAAGGTCATCGGCGACTGGACGGTCGGCGTCACCTACGGCCGGTGTTCGCAAAACGAGGTCGCTGAAGCGATGCGCGAGGAGGGCGCCGACGCCTCGGTCATCGTCAAACCCGCCGGCTCCGCGTCGATTCGCGGCACCGACGAGTTCGAGCGCTGCCACGAAGTCGCCGCACAGGTCAGCGGCGGCGGCCACCCGAAAGCCGCCGGCTGCAAGCCCGATATCTACGACGACATGCTGGATTACGCCCACCACTGGACGACCCGCGGCGCCATCACGAAGCAGGTCATCCTCGACGCCTTCCGGAACCTCGACGACGAGGAGTCCGAAGCCGACGCATAA
- a CDS encoding DUF5807 family protein, with the protein MSEDGEESALYDAFLRGERPEDILIYLHEEGVGSIDDLLEIGTRVEDGVILVLPGDDGKAAFQSATGLDAMDFAGQAMQTDGDIAEDCTSGSCPEVGDGEADEHYVKFVFAFAEEQNEAVGGIYAEGDVIHAYAACACGTTYSDKWVVEE; encoded by the coding sequence ATGAGCGAGGACGGCGAGGAGAGCGCCCTTTACGACGCCTTTCTTCGCGGGGAGCGCCCCGAGGACATCCTCATCTACCTCCACGAGGAGGGCGTCGGCTCCATCGACGACCTGCTCGAAATCGGCACGCGCGTCGAGGACGGCGTCATCCTCGTTCTGCCGGGCGACGACGGCAAGGCCGCCTTCCAGAGCGCGACGGGGCTGGATGCGATGGATTTCGCCGGGCAGGCGATGCAGACCGACGGCGACATCGCCGAGGACTGCACCAGCGGCAGTTGTCCCGAGGTCGGCGACGGCGAGGCCGACGAACACTACGTCAAGTTCGTCTTCGCCTTCGCCGAGGAGCAAAACGAGGCCGTCGGCGGTATCTACGCCGAGGGCGACGTGATTCACGCCTACGCGGCCTGTGCCTGCGGGACGACCTACTCCGACAAGTGGGTCGTCGAGGAATAG